CCGGCATTGTACGCAAATTAGACCCGCTACTCCATCTTTCACGAAGTTGGACTCAGCTGTAGCTGGCACAATGCAATATATTTGCAAAAAACAAACCGATTACACACAAAAAAACCCACCAAATGGCGGGTTTCTTCTTTTGTTTTAAACAATGTTTAAATTACATTGTGCCCTGACGGAGGTTGATGAACTGCGGAGTCAGCACAGAGCATTCAGAATCCATATCAGAGGTGTTGGAACCTGCAGCGCCCTTCTTGATGCCTGCGCCCCAGTTAAGACCATTGGCATCGCCGTTCTTCTTTACGTAAAGAGTCCATGTAGAGTTTGCAGTGCAGTCATTCAAACCAACACGAGCTTTTGCTTCCCATGCTGCTGTAGCAGAAGTCGGAATTGCGACAGAAATATCAGTTCCAGTAACCTTATCTGCATAATCAAAGGACGGAGTCTGAGTATTCATCGTATAACCAATAGCATTCCACTTTCCGATATACAGACCGGTTTCGCTTACATAAGCATCCTGCAGCTTCACGTATTCACCGGCAGCCGGACCGACTTCAGAGGCCTTGGACTTAGCGATCATACCGAACAGTTTCGGCACTGCGACGGCGGCGAGAATGCCCATGATCACGATAACGACCATCAATTCAATAAGGGTAAAACCTTGCTTCTTCATAGTGTGTTCTCCTTGTTTTTGTGACACATTCTTGTTTTGAGCGTTATTGCTCGTTTACATTCAGTAATATATCCACTTTTTTTCCGAAAAGCAACACTTTTGTCAAACTTTTGTCACGTTTTTGTCATGACTCAGTATATTCCAACTTAAAAGTGCCGTTTTTCGCAAAATTTCGCAAATATTAACCAAACTTTCCGATGAACTATATATAGATAATTTTTTACGAAAAAGGGATTTTCATCTGTTTTTTATATTCCAATTTGGAATATAAACACCGAGAATGTGATGGTGATCACACTGGTTTTAATCCTATTTGTTTAAGATTCTTTACTTTCAAAGATAATTATCACTAAAAACTAAAATTCTTCCAACATAAAAGGCAGCAAATACAGCGGTTTTAACAGCAATTGTCCCACATGAGCAACATCCTTTTGAGAAAACAGATATTCCTTGTATATTTTTTTAGAATATTTGTTTACAAAGTTTTCAATAGATTCGTGGTTTCGTGTAGCAGAAGACTTAATTTCCAGAGGAATAATTTTGTTTCCTTTAGAAAGCAAAAAATCTATTTCAAAATAATGGGAACTGTTTTCTTTCAACCAGGTATGGTAATAAAGTTCTTTGCCTCTAGCGGTAATAATTTGGGCTGCAACATTTTCATACAGATAACCAAGATCAGCATCCAATTTGTCGCTTAAAAGTTTTGCATATATTTCATTAGCTTGTTTCGAATCGTCGAACATCAAAGAAATAAACAACCCGGTATCAGACGCGTACAGTTTAAATCGGTCCAAATCTTTTGTTTGAGCAAGGGCCGAATCGGGATTAGCAACATGATAACAACAAAGAACAGTCTTTGAATCCAATAATTCAAAGAAACGACTTTCATCTTTTGTGGTTTGCCGTTTTCCAATCGCAGAAGATAGGACAAAATGTTTCTTTTTTAAGGCTAATTGGCTAGGAATTGCCTTATAAATATTAGACAATCGACCTGTCGGATCAATTTTTTTCAAATCCTCAAAATACAGATTTAATATTTTTCTTTTTACATTATCGATATATTCAAAATTTTCTTTTTGAATATACGCTTCTACGGCCTGGGGCATACCGCCTACAGCCATATAAAGCCTAAAATCTCGCATTAAACTTCTGTTTGTCGAGTTTCCAATAGCCGTATTCGCCTTATAAAT
This is a stretch of genomic DNA from Fibrobacter sp. UWB13. It encodes these proteins:
- a CDS encoding ATP-binding protein; its protein translation is MLFKRKVYDKLLEWKKSYSGRYACLLEGARRVGKSTIAEEFAKNEYDSYIVVNFANITEEMLDVFKDIAKLDVFFLRLQAESGISLKERKSVIIFDEIQLQPKVRQAIKFLVKDGRYDYIETGSLISIKKNVQGIVIPSEEHRISVYPMDYEEFMWAIGKDPNTIREIYKANTAIGNSTNRSLMRDFRLYMAVGGMPQAVEAYIQKENFEYIDNVKRKILNLYFEDLKKIDPTGRLSNIYKAIPSQLALKKKHFVLSSAIGKRQTTKDESRFFELLDSKTVLCCYHVANPDSALAQTKDLDRFKLYASDTGLFISLMFDDSKQANEIYAKLLSDKLDADLGYLYENVAAQIITARGKELYYHTWLKENSSHYFEIDFLLSKGNKIIPLEIKSSATRNHESIENFVNKYSKKIYKEYLFSQKDVAHVGQLLLKPLYLLPFMLEEF
- a CDS encoding type IV pilin protein, with product MKKQGFTLIELMVVIVIMGILAAVAVPKLFGMIAKSKASEVGPAAGEYVKLQDAYVSETGLYIGKWNAIGYTMNTQTPSFDYADKVTGTDISVAIPTSATAAWEAKARVGLNDCTANSTWTLYVKKNGDANGLNWGAGIKKGAAGSNTSDMDSECSVLTPQFINLRQGTM